A stretch of the Poseidonibacter parvus genome encodes the following:
- a CDS encoding SufE family protein yields MSIEQKVADIKDDLDFFEDELQKYEYIIDLGKKLEPLNEKYQIPLNLVHGCTSQVWLICEQKDGKLFFSGTSDAIIVKGLVYMILQIFSGSSVEELKEIDMDIVHELGLSEVVTPNRQSGVIGMIKKIKEYAQKA; encoded by the coding sequence ATGAGTATTGAACAAAAAGTTGCAGATATTAAAGATGATTTAGATTTTTTTGAGGATGAATTACAAAAATATGAATATATTATTGACTTAGGAAAAAAACTAGAACCATTAAATGAAAAATATCAAATACCTTTAAATTTAGTACATGGTTGTACTTCACAAGTTTGGTTAATTTGTGAGCAAAAAGATGGAAAACTTTTCTTTAGTGGAACATCTGATGCGATTATTGTAAAAGGTTTAGTATATATGATTTTACAAATATTCTCTGGTTCAAGTGTTGAAGAATTAAAAGAGATTGATATGGATATTGTTCATGAATTAGGTCTTAGTGAAGTAGTAACTCCTAATAGACAAAGTGGAGTTATTGGAATGATTAAAAAAATTAAAGAGTATGCACAAAAAGCATAG
- a CDS encoding efflux RND transporter permease subunit, whose product MDLIKFSIKNPVTIIVSVLIVVLFGLISLDKLPYQLTPSVTKPEIKITTVWPGATPYEVEREIIEDQEDALKSLNNLIEYESSSKDNMGEITLTFSLGTDIRAALQDVSNKLNEVSSYPVNVEEPIIETANASPIIWMMMQTKENNSRHIDEYKTFFDDEVIPAIERVSGVAGTMTAGGRKQQMQINLDLSKLASYNLTIANVMNVLQSENVDVSAGVQNMGRRSYRIRTVHKFANIEDIKDIILVSNREQRVSLSDVADVNFGYATASSVAMFLGKDGMFLGVQPTANANAVALTNEVEKVVNELNATILKKEDLNIIWIYDQRGYIVGSVDLVQQNIVIGGVLAIFMLILFLRAISPTAVVSIAIPISVIGTFIILSAMDRSLNTISLAGISFAVGMLVDSAIVVLENIDRHRKEGMSIPDAAYKGASEVWGALIASASTTMAVFLPIIFLEDEAGQLFKDIAIAVVSSVSFSLFVSIAVIPMLWKKFASLSIKEVKTETALTRFGNKIVNVMMSFVHWSLKSVLTKVVTILVLGILSISTIYALFPKLDYLPQGNKNLIFNILITPPGLSYQERYDMGTYLMKKIEPNVNKDVDGTPGLNRAFFVSFGDFNLFGGTSMHESRAKELIPFFRPIVNSMPSIFGVSLQSGVFENGIGEGKTVNIDISGEKIEDIAGVGMQLFMASQGAVKGAQVRPVPSIELLYPEVRIKPNQDALKALGMSSFDLGVTVDVLMSGRKISDFEQDGKKKIDLVLKANEEQIQTPEDIMSAQIALPNASLLPISSLATSQSVTGISEIRHLAGKRTITLQVTPPANMTIQETMVALDATIKGMKDSGKISNNVEIGISGTADKLTQTIGMLELNFILALVIIYLLMSALFGNFLYPIVIMFTVPLATAGGFIGLALTNTFIAPQPLDILTMLGFIILVGIVVNNAILIVHQSQNLIKNEGYDHKKAVIEATRSRIRPIYMSSLTSIFGMLPLVLLPGPGSEFYRGLGSVITGGLALSTIFTIFVTPALLMFFIKLEHRLSGKIKEPVDVSKA is encoded by the coding sequence ATGGATTTAATTAAGTTTTCAATTAAAAATCCTGTAACTATTATCGTTTCAGTTTTAATTGTGGTTTTATTTGGGCTTATTTCTTTAGATAAGTTACCATATCAATTAACACCAAGTGTTACAAAACCAGAAATTAAAATTACAACTGTATGGCCAGGTGCAACGCCTTATGAAGTTGAGCGTGAAATTATAGAAGACCAAGAAGATGCCTTAAAAAGTTTAAATAATTTAATAGAGTATGAATCATCTTCAAAAGATAATATGGGTGAAATTACATTAACTTTTTCACTAGGAACTGATATTAGAGCAGCACTTCAAGATGTTTCGAATAAATTAAATGAAGTAAGTTCATATCCTGTAAATGTTGAAGAACCAATAATTGAAACTGCAAATGCAAGTCCAATTATTTGGATGATGATGCAAACTAAAGAAAACAATAGCCGACATATTGATGAATACAAAACATTCTTTGATGATGAAGTTATTCCTGCTATTGAAAGAGTTTCTGGTGTTGCTGGAACTATGACAGCTGGTGGTAGAAAACAGCAAATGCAAATTAATCTTGATTTGTCAAAACTAGCTTCATATAATTTAACAATTGCAAATGTAATGAATGTTTTACAAAGTGAAAATGTTGATGTATCAGCAGGTGTTCAAAATATGGGAAGACGTTCTTATAGAATTAGAACAGTTCATAAGTTTGCAAATATAGAAGATATCAAAGACATTATTCTTGTATCAAATAGAGAGCAAAGGGTATCTTTAAGTGATGTTGCTGATGTTAACTTTGGATACGCAACAGCTTCTTCTGTTGCAATGTTCTTAGGTAAAGATGGAATGTTCCTAGGAGTACAACCAACAGCAAATGCAAATGCAGTAGCACTTACAAATGAAGTTGAAAAAGTTGTAAATGAATTAAATGCAACAATTCTTAAAAAAGAAGATTTAAATATCATTTGGATTTATGACCAAAGAGGTTATATTGTAGGTTCCGTTGATTTAGTACAACAAAACATTGTCATTGGTGGTGTATTAGCCATTTTTATGCTAATACTATTTTTAAGAGCAATTTCACCAACTGCTGTTGTTTCTATTGCAATTCCAATATCTGTAATTGGTACATTTATTATTCTTTCAGCAATGGATAGAAGTTTAAATACTATTTCACTTGCAGGGATTTCTTTTGCAGTTGGTATGCTAGTTGATAGTGCTATTGTTGTTTTAGAAAATATTGATAGACATAGAAAAGAAGGTATGAGTATACCTGATGCTGCTTATAAGGGTGCTAGTGAAGTTTGGGGTGCATTAATTGCATCTGCATCTACAACTATGGCAGTATTCTTACCAATTATTTTCTTAGAAGATGAAGCAGGGCAATTATTTAAAGATATTGCAATTGCAGTTGTATCTTCTGTATCATTTTCTTTATTTGTTTCGATTGCGGTTATTCCAATGTTATGGAAAAAATTTGCATCTTTATCAATAAAAGAAGTTAAAACTGAAACTGCCTTAACAAGATTTGGTAATAAGATCGTAAATGTAATGATGAGTTTTGTTCACTGGTCATTAAAATCAGTTCTTACAAAAGTTGTTACAATTTTAGTTTTAGGAATATTATCTATTTCAACAATTTATGCATTGTTCCCAAAATTAGACTATTTACCACAAGGAAATAAGAACTTAATTTTTAATATTTTGATTACTCCTCCAGGACTTTCATATCAAGAAAGATATGATATGGGTACATATTTAATGAAAAAAATTGAACCAAATGTTAATAAAGATGTAGATGGAACACCTGGCTTAAATAGAGCCTTTTTCGTTTCATTTGGAGATTTTAACCTTTTTGGTGGAACATCTATGCATGAAAGTAGAGCCAAAGAATTAATTCCATTCTTTAGACCAATTGTAAACTCGATGCCTTCAATTTTTGGTGTTTCTTTACAATCAGGTGTATTTGAAAATGGTATTGGTGAGGGTAAAACTGTAAATATTGATATAAGTGGTGAAAAAATAGAAGATATTGCAGGTGTTGGTATGCAGTTATTTATGGCTTCTCAAGGTGCTGTAAAAGGTGCACAAGTTAGACCAGTTCCATCTATTGAATTACTTTATCCAGAAGTTAGAATTAAACCAAATCAAGATGCACTTAAAGCTTTAGGAATGAGTTCATTTGATTTAGGAGTTACTGTTGATGTTTTAATGAGTGGTAGAAAAATATCAGATTTTGAACAAGATGGAAAAAAGAAAATTGATTTAGTTTTAAAAGCAAATGAAGAACAAATTCAAACACCAGAAGATATTATGTCTGCACAAATTGCACTTCCTAACGCTTCATTATTACCAATTTCATCATTAGCAACATCACAAAGTGTAACTGGTATTTCAGAGATTAGACACCTTGCAGGAAAAAGAACAATTACTCTGCAAGTGACACCACCTGCTAATATGACAATTCAAGAAACAATGGTTGCTTTAGATGCTACTATAAAAGGAATGAAAGATTCTGGGAAAATTTCTAATAATGTTGAAATAGGAATATCAGGAACAGCAGATAAATTAACACAAACAATTGGTATGTTAGAGTTAAACTTTATATTAGCACTTGTGATTATTTACTTACTAATGTCAGCGTTATTTGGTAATTTCTTATATCCTATTGTTATTATGTTTACAGTTCCACTTGCTACTGCTGGAGGGTTTATTGGGCTTGCTTTAACAAATACATTTATAGCACCACAGCCACTTGATATTCTAACAATGTTAGGATTTATTATTCTAGTTGGTATTGTTGTTAATAATGCTATTTTAATTGTACATCAAAGTCAAAACCTTATTAAAAATGAAGGATATGATCATAAAAAAGCAGTTATTGAAGCAACAAGGTCAAGAATTAGACCTATTTATATGTCTTCATTGACTTCAATATTTGGTATGTTGCCTCTTGTATTACTTCCAGGACCTGGAAGTGAATTCTATAGAGGTTTAGGTTCTGTAATTACAGGTGGACTTGCACTTTCAACTATATTTACTATTTTTGTAACACCTGCACTTTTAATGTTCTTTATAAAATTAGAGCATAGACTTAGTGGTAAAATAAAAGAACCAGTTGATGTTAGTAAAGCATAG
- a CDS encoding SufB/SufD family protein, with amino-acid sequence MRLIELEGLELPKKRSEEFIKVNFEDLFSYDFKNTKTYELDIMGLKVVKDEKNYGNGLFNISKKIDSNQVVLTINSNIPEPICLIHKIKDDETFFVNSLKIEVKENVKASVIEVFTNTSTNSAYSVNRNFDIEENANFEYAKIQDINEKNYFVFNADINQKKDSKCKITNFEYGTGVVINNYINTLDEKNCDYELNGLVKSFDASNTANVIRTTHNNENSISNINYKHSLKDSSRAVFKAISIVNDKALYTKAFQNSNTILLSNDAAIYAQPHLEILIDELEASHGATTGTLDKEQLLYLQSRGISKELSYEILLKAFEKKIYDNIEDTLIKEFIDSYKRQSYV; translated from the coding sequence ATGAGACTAATTGAATTAGAAGGATTAGAACTTCCTAAAAAAAGAAGCGAAGAATTTATAAAAGTAAATTTTGAAGATCTTTTTTCATATGATTTTAAAAATACTAAAACTTATGAACTTGATATTATGGGTTTAAAAGTTGTAAAAGATGAAAAAAATTATGGAAATGGTTTATTTAATATTTCTAAAAAAATAGATTCAAATCAAGTAGTTTTAACAATAAATTCAAATATTCCTGAGCCTATTTGTTTAATTCACAAGATTAAAGATGATGAAACATTTTTTGTAAATTCATTAAAAATTGAAGTAAAAGAAAATGTAAAAGCATCTGTAATTGAGGTATTTACAAATACATCAACAAATAGTGCTTATAGTGTGAATAGAAATTTTGATATTGAAGAAAATGCAAACTTTGAATATGCAAAAATTCAAGATATAAATGAGAAGAACTATTTTGTTTTTAATGCAGATATTAATCAAAAAAAAGATTCAAAATGCAAAATAACAAATTTTGAATATGGTACGGGTGTTGTTATAAACAATTATATAAATACATTAGATGAAAAAAATTGTGATTATGAATTAAATGGGCTTGTAAAATCTTTTGATGCATCAAACACAGCAAATGTAATTAGAACTACACATAATAATGAGAATTCAATAAGTAATATAAACTATAAACATTCATTAAAAGACAGTTCAAGAGCAGTTTTTAAAGCAATATCAATTGTAAATGATAAGGCTTTATATACAAAAGCATTTCAAAATTCTAATACTATTTTACTTTCTAATGATGCTGCAATTTATGCGCAACCACATTTAGAAATACTAATAGATGAACTAGAAGCAAGTCATGGAGCAACAACTGGAACTTTAGATAAAGAACAACTATTGTATTTACAATCACGTGGAATTTCTAAAGAATTATCTTATGAGATTCTATTAAAAGCTTTTGAGAAAAAAATTTATGATAATATTGAGGATACTTTAATTAAAGAATTTATTGATTCTTATAAAAGGCAAAGTTATGTTTAA
- a CDS encoding DMT family transporter, which yields MININKETLKLLTFIVLALIFLALNSILCKAALVNNYIDAYTFTFLRLFSASITLIAIYLYKNKRFSISLKSNWITSFMLFLYAICFSFSFLSIDAGLGTLLLFGVVQIIMALSAIFLKEKVNLQKILGIAVALGGLIFLLYPKHDFEISYFHAFLMALAGTSWAVYTIMGKKSIDALSNTMDNFIKATLFITLTYFLFLNEDMFFTTNGIFLAFISGSITSAIGYVIWYEVLPKMQILTAGVIQLFVPVISIFFSVVLLGELFTLDLFLSTIIISLGIVITLFSRKTKKEKLY from the coding sequence ATGATTAATATAAATAAAGAAACATTAAAACTACTTACATTTATTGTTTTAGCTCTAATTTTTCTAGCCCTTAATTCAATTCTTTGTAAAGCAGCTTTAGTAAACAACTATATTGATGCTTATACATTTACTTTTCTTAGACTTTTTTCTGCAAGTATTACACTTATTGCAATTTATCTTTATAAAAATAAAAGATTTAGTATTTCTTTAAAAAGTAATTGGATTACTTCTTTTATGCTTTTTTTATATGCTATTTGTTTTTCCTTTTCATTTTTAAGTATAGATGCAGGACTTGGTACTTTATTATTATTTGGAGTTGTCCAAATTATAATGGCTCTTAGTGCAATTTTTTTAAAAGAAAAGGTAAATTTACAAAAAATACTAGGAATTGCTGTAGCCTTAGGTGGACTTATTTTTCTACTTTATCCAAAACATGATTTTGAGATATCATATTTTCATGCATTTTTAATGGCACTTGCTGGAACTTCTTGGGCTGTTTATACAATTATGGGTAAAAAGTCTATTGATGCTCTTAGCAACACTATGGATAACTTTATAAAGGCTACTTTATTTATCACTCTTACATATTTTTTGTTTTTAAATGAAGATATGTTTTTTACTACAAATGGAATTTTTCTAGCTTTTATTTCTGGAAGTATTACATCAGCTATTGGGTATGTGATTTGGTATGAAGTCTTACCTAAAATGCAGATATTAACAGCAGGTGTTATACAGCTTTTTGTTCCTGTAATTTCAATATTCTTTAGTGTAGTTTTATTAGGTGAATTATTTACTTTAGATTTATTTTTATCAACTATTATTATATCTTTAGGAATTGTTATTACTTTATTCTCAAGAAAAACTAAAAAAGAAAAGTTATACTAA
- a CDS encoding efflux RND transporter periplasmic adaptor subunit, whose amino-acid sequence MYKKIGFILALFIASFTSLNAKGPALVNTDIIKKSEVNPLQEFVGSVGFDKKSKIASQSSGIAKKINFEVGKKVKKGDVLVSIDSDILNAQIKASSSSVEMYKVQLVNAKKNYIRYKSLFAKKSIAQKAYDDSKLAYDVANSSLITAKAQLNELKIQKSKKLIKAPFSGVIVEKNVNLNEWLNTGSQVATIVNTEEIEVVFNLPLSFVNGLKQGDIYDINIAGNIVKAKLYAAIPSGDKLTRTFPVRFKANVGNMFIYDGAQAKVQFAKNAKTSALVINRDAVIKRFDMDVVFAVVDNKAIMLPVKIVGFMGINAAIEGKGLLEGMNIVVKGNERVFPNMDVKVLNEMKEK is encoded by the coding sequence ATGTATAAGAAAATAGGTTTTATACTAGCTTTATTTATAGCTAGTTTTACAAGTTTAAATGCAAAAGGACCTGCACTTGTTAATACTGATATTATCAAAAAATCAGAAGTTAACCCACTACAAGAATTTGTAGGTTCAGTTGGTTTTGATAAAAAATCAAAGATTGCAAGTCAAAGTTCAGGTATTGCAAAAAAAATAAATTTTGAAGTTGGTAAAAAAGTTAAAAAAGGTGATGTTTTAGTATCAATTGATTCTGATATTTTAAATGCACAAATTAAAGCTTCTTCTTCATCTGTTGAAATGTATAAAGTTCAATTAGTAAATGCTAAGAAAAACTATATAAGATATAAGTCTCTATTTGCAAAAAAATCAATTGCTCAAAAAGCTTATGATGATTCAAAGTTAGCTTACGATGTTGCAAATTCAAGTTTAATTACTGCAAAAGCTCAATTAAATGAATTAAAAATTCAAAAATCAAAAAAACTTATTAAAGCACCATTTTCAGGTGTAATAGTTGAAAAAAATGTAAATTTAAATGAATGGTTAAATACAGGTTCACAAGTTGCAACAATTGTAAATACAGAAGAGATTGAAGTTGTATTTAATTTGCCATTATCTTTTGTTAATGGTTTAAAGCAAGGTGATATTTATGATATTAATATTGCAGGTAATATTGTAAAAGCAAAACTATATGCTGCAATTCCAAGTGGTGATAAATTAACTAGAACTTTTCCTGTAAGATTTAAAGCAAATGTAGGAAATATGTTTATTTATGATGGTGCACAAGCAAAAGTACAATTTGCAAAAAATGCAAAAACTAGTGCTTTAGTAATAAATAGAGATGCAGTTATTAAAAGATTTGATATGGATGTAGTTTTTGCTGTTGTTGATAATAAAGCTATTATGCTTCCTGTTAAAATTGTTGGTTTTATGGGTATAAATGCAGCAATAGAAGGTAAAGGTTTACTTGAAGGAATGAATATTGTTGTAAAAGGAAACGAGAGAGTTTTTCCTAATATGGACGTAAAAGTTTTAAATGAAATGAAAGAAAAGTAG
- the sufC gene encoding Fe-S cluster assembly ATPase SufC, whose amino-acid sequence MLEVKDLKVNINDKEILKGLNLNIKEGEVHALMGVNGAGKSTLVKTLSAHYDCVVTGGSITYKKKDLLEMEVADRANEGIFMSFQNPVEVPGVNNSYFLKTAINEKRAYAGEEEIDAMDFLKLIKEQTAKYDLDKKLLQRDLNEGFSGGEKKRNELIQLLLLNPDLIMLDEIDSGLDVDAIKTVANVINSMLDGKKSVLMITHYDRLLELIKPDYVHILNDGKIVKTGDYSLALELDEKGYEGIGIKDETN is encoded by the coding sequence ATGTTAGAAGTAAAAGATTTAAAAGTTAATATAAATGATAAAGAGATTTTAAAAGGTTTAAATTTAAATATTAAAGAAGGTGAAGTTCATGCTCTTATGGGAGTTAATGGAGCTGGAAAATCTACATTAGTAAAAACTTTAAGTGCGCACTATGACTGTGTTGTAACTGGAGGAAGTATTACTTATAAGAAAAAAGACTTACTAGAAATGGAAGTAGCAGATCGTGCTAATGAAGGAATTTTTATGAGTTTCCAAAATCCAGTTGAAGTTCCAGGAGTAAATAATAGTTATTTTCTAAAAACTGCAATTAATGAAAAAAGAGCCTATGCAGGAGAAGAAGAAATTGATGCAATGGATTTTTTAAAGTTAATTAAAGAACAAACAGCAAAATATGATTTAGATAAAAAACTATTGCAAAGAGATTTAAATGAAGGTTTCTCAGGTGGTGAGAAAAAAAGAAATGAACTAATTCAATTACTTCTTTTAAATCCAGATTTAATCATGTTAGATGAAATTGATTCAGGTTTAGATGTAGATGCAATTAAGACAGTTGCAAATGTAATTAACTCAATGCTAGATGGAAAAAAATCTGTATTAATGATTACACATTATGATAGATTATTAGAATTAATTAAACCAGATTATGTACATATTTTAAATGATGGAAAAATTGTAAAAACAGGTGATTATAGTTTAGCTTTAGAACTTGATGAAAAAGGTTATGAAGGAATAGGAATTAAAGATGAGACTAATTGA
- a CDS encoding metal-sulfur cluster assembly factor: MAEDYNFDEIKEKIIENLKKVFDPEIPVNVYDLGLIYEINLSIKDDILDCVIMMTLTSPACPVAGTIMEQVRLVTLAVPEVEAAKVHITFSPRWTNEMVSEEGKEIMAVSGAVI, from the coding sequence ATGGCAGAAGATTATAATTTTGATGAAATAAAAGAAAAAATAATTGAAAATTTAAAAAAAGTATTTGATCCAGAAATTCCTGTAAATGTCTATGATTTAGGATTAATTTATGAAATTAATCTAAGTATTAAAGATGATATTTTAGATTGTGTAATTATGATGACACTAACAAGTCCAGCATGTCCAGTTGCAGGAACTATAATGGAGCAAGTAAGATTAGTAACACTAGCAGTTCCTGAAGTTGAAGCTGCAAAAGTTCATATTACATTTTCTCCAAGATGGACAAATGAAATGGTAAGTGAAGAAGGAAAAGAAATTATGGCAGTATCAGGTGCTGTTATATAA
- a CDS encoding TolC family protein codes for MRNKKTKLFISVLTASLFAVNLNALSLNEAIDISLKNNHDIKSKNFDYLESLDNIDLSKSSFLPKVNLGFTYNNRDEANSYVEEDGILTASATYNLFNGFKDIANKSSAKYLSKSSKYSLEALKQDIVLNTKTAYINYLDKQNALETFKSAYNLFQEQYEDSKNRFDEGLIAKNDLLQVQVNMSSAKQNVVKAKGALKVAKYSLSNILGGKDLSNEKIEPLEDNNLKAMKYDVKELKNRSEIQALKMSIEALKQQKKSIKSTYYPKVDASASHNKYYEDAAKIYEDQNILGLSASWNLYNGGYDQTNQNIYRTRYLKAKSQLAKTNLDIKLQYENAVSNLDVAIDNLKTANLSLEQSNENYEIVKNRFDEGIATSTDLTDANYLLTQAKQNFSRAYFDKYLAIATLDRIFEK; via the coding sequence ATGAGAAATAAAAAAACAAAATTATTTATTAGTGTATTAACAGCAAGTTTATTTGCTGTTAATTTAAATGCTTTGAGTTTAAATGAAGCTATTGATATTTCATTAAAAAACAACCATGATATAAAAAGTAAGAACTTTGATTACTTAGAATCACTTGATAATATAGATTTATCAAAATCTAGTTTTTTACCAAAAGTGAATTTAGGATTTACATATAATAATAGAGATGAAGCAAACTCTTATGTAGAAGAAGATGGAATATTAACTGCAAGTGCTACATATAACTTATTTAACGGTTTTAAAGATATTGCAAATAAATCAAGTGCAAAGTATTTATCAAAAAGTTCTAAGTACTCACTTGAAGCATTGAAACAAGATATTGTTTTAAATACAAAAACTGCATATATAAACTATCTTGATAAACAAAATGCACTTGAAACTTTTAAAAGTGCATATAACTTATTTCAAGAGCAGTATGAAGATTCAAAAAATAGATTTGATGAAGGTTTAATTGCTAAAAATGATTTACTTCAAGTCCAAGTAAATATGTCAAGTGCAAAACAAAATGTTGTAAAAGCAAAGGGAGCATTAAAAGTTGCAAAATATTCACTTAGTAATATTTTAGGTGGAAAAGATTTAAGCAATGAAAAAATAGAACCTTTAGAAGACAATAATTTAAAAGCAATGAAATATGATGTAAAAGAATTAAAAAATAGAAGTGAAATTCAAGCTTTAAAAATGAGTATAGAAGCTTTAAAACAACAGAAAAAATCTATTAAAAGTACATATTATCCAAAAGTTGATGCAAGTGCATCACATAATAAATATTATGAAGATGCAGCAAAAATATATGAAGACCAAAATATTTTAGGTCTTAGTGCTTCATGGAATTTGTATAATGGTGGATATGATCAAACAAATCAAAATATATACAGAACTAGATATTTAAAAGCAAAATCTCAATTAGCAAAAACTAATTTAGATATAAAACTTCAATATGAAAATGCAGTATCAAATTTAGATGTTGCTATTGATAATTTAAAAACAGCAAACTTATCCTTAGAGCAATCAAACGAAAACTATGAAATAGTTAAAAATAGATTTGATGAAGGAATTGCTACAAGTACAGATTTAACAGATGCAAACTATTTATTAACACAAGCAAAACAAAATTTCTCTCGAGCTTATTTTGATAAATATTTAGCAATTGCTACACTTGATAGAATATTTGAAAAATAA
- a CDS encoding aminotransferase class V-fold PLP-dependent enzyme — protein MFKKDFKYFENSDIVYLDNAATTQKPVDVVSSQIEYYESYCSNTHRSNFGDANKATQNFENARKTLKEFINASKNEEIIFTKGVTESINFIASAYAKDFKTVIISSLEHHSNIVPWHMQNRSLGNGLEVVKCDNNLDFDMHHFEELLKQNPKAFVSITHISNAFGKIHNIQEITQLAHKYNAVVMIDGAQSLAHTRVDMQELDVDFFAISAHKTFGPTGVGAIYIKEEYLKDVNAYQTGGATINEVDFNSSTLLDSPYKFEAGTQNIAGIIGFAKALEYINRVGYENIELIEKDVFNYLNEELSKLPNIQFYNDLENCVGSRSFNFKGLIHDDVGILVDKMKIALRVGHHCAQPIMKQLGIKGTIRVSISFYNDYSDVDKLIIALKKALKMLED, from the coding sequence ATGTTTAAAAAAGATTTTAAATACTTTGAGAACTCAGATATTGTATATTTAGATAATGCAGCAACTACTCAAAAACCAGTAGATGTTGTAAGTTCTCAAATTGAGTATTATGAAAGTTACTGTTCTAATACACATAGAAGTAATTTTGGTGATGCTAATAAGGCTACACAAAATTTTGAAAATGCAAGAAAAACTTTAAAAGAGTTTATTAATGCATCTAAAAATGAAGAGATTATTTTTACAAAAGGTGTGACTGAATCTATAAATTTTATAGCTTCAGCTTATGCAAAAGATTTTAAAACTGTTATTATTTCTTCACTAGAGCATCATTCAAATATTGTGCCATGGCACATGCAAAATAGAAGCTTAGGAAATGGCTTAGAAGTTGTAAAATGTGATAATAATTTAGATTTTGATATGCATCATTTTGAAGAACTTTTAAAACAAAATCCTAAAGCATTTGTGAGTATTACACATATTTCAAACGCTTTTGGAAAAATTCATAACATACAAGAAATTACACAATTAGCTCACAAGTATAATGCTGTAGTAATGATTGATGGAGCTCAAAGTTTAGCTCATACAAGAGTTGATATGCAAGAGCTTGATGTTGATTTTTTTGCAATTTCAGCACACAAAACATTTGGACCAACTGGAGTTGGAGCAATTTATATTAAAGAAGAGTATTTAAAAGATGTAAATGCTTATCAAACAGGAGGAGCTACAATAAATGAAGTTGATTTTAATTCATCTACACTTTTAGACTCGCCTTATAAATTTGAAGCAGGAACACAAAATATAGCAGGAATAATTGGTTTTGCAAAAGCTTTAGAGTATATAAATCGTGTAGGTTATGAAAATATTGAACTAATAGAAAAAGATGTTTTTAATTATCTAAATGAAGAGTTATCAAAGCTTCCTAATATTCAATTTTATAATGATTTAGAAAACTGTGTTGGAAGTAGAAGTTTTAACTTCAAGGGTTTAATTCATGATGATGTTGGAATTTTAGTTGATAAAATGAAAATAGCACTTAGAGTTGGTCATCATTGTGCACAACCTATTATGAAACAACTAGGAATAAAAGGTACAATAAGAGTATCAATAAGCTTTTATAATGATTATAGTGATGTAGATAAATTAATCATTGCGTTAAAAAAAGCTTTAAAAATGTTAGAGGACTAA